A genomic stretch from Lathyrus oleraceus cultivar Zhongwan6 chromosome 2, CAAS_Psat_ZW6_1.0, whole genome shotgun sequence includes:
- the LOC127119470 gene encoding disease resistance protein RPV1: MAWSTSTSSNAPQQKHEVFLSFRGEDTRYTFTSHLHATLTRLDVGTYIDYNLQRGDEISSALLRAIEEAKLSVVVFSKNYGNSKWCLDELVKILECKKKNGQIVLPIFYDIEASHVRNQTGSYAEAFANHERRFQGSMAKVQKWKEALREAANLSGWDCSVNRMESELLDKIAKDVIEKLNRVYVGDLDYQIGKLEQLAKLQHEFYYSIITVDNLNKYNATVKRITELKMERSLRLLRMSPEMLSHLG; encoded by the exons ATGGCATGGTCAACCTCAACCTCTTCCAATGCTCCTCAACAAAAGCATGAAGTGTTCCTTAGCTTTAGAGGCGAGGACACACGCTACACCTTCACTAGCCACCTTCATGCTACTCTAACCAGACTTGACGTCGGAACCTATATAGACTACAATCTTCAACGAGGAGACGAGATATCGTCGGCGCTCCTTAGGGCCATCGAAGAGGCGAAGCTTTCCGTCGTTGTTTTTTCAAAGAATTACGGAAACTCTAAGTGGTGTTTGGACGAGCTTGTGAAAATACTTGAATGTAAGAAGAAGAATGGACAAATTGTTTTGCCTATTTTTTATGATATAGAAGCTTCTCACGTACGCAACCAAACCGGAAGTTACGCGGAGGCTTTCGCTAACCATGAGAGGAGATTTCAAGGGAGCATGGCGAAGGTGCAAAAGTGGAAGGAGGCTTTGAGAGAAGCAGCTAATCTCTCAGGTTGGGATTGCTCGGTCAACAG GATGGAATCTGAACTTCTTGACAAAATTGCAAAGGATGTAATTGAAAAACTAAATCGAGTATATGTTGGTGATCTAGATTATCAGATTGGAAAGTTGGAGCAACTTGCAAAGCTCCAACATGAATTCTATTATAGCATTATTACTGTTGATAATCTGAACAAGTATAATGCAACTGTTAAACGTATTACAGAGCTTAAAATGGAGAGAAGTCTTCGTTTGCTTCGCATGTCTCCTGAGATGCTTTCACATTTGGGGTAG